AGTAATAATAATCCTTCTCCTGTTTGGATGATTGGTCCTAAATTTTTGGCGATCGCCACGATTGAGCCTATCTCCCCAGTTAAGTTACTAAATTGGGGAATGAGTTGACTAATTATCTCGGGTAAGTCTTGACTATATTCTGTAATTAGGGGTACTGTAGCGAGAATCTTGATCTCTTGCTCTTGCCAAGATGTATAACAATTAGGAAAAAATGCTCTAATTTGATTGTGTAGAGTTAAAGCAGATTTTGACCAGTCTAATAAATAATCTGATTTTTGTAATAGTGGTGCGTAGTTAGCTTGTTGGTTATCTTGGGGAATTGGAGTGATCTTACCTTCGGCTAATTTGAATAAGGTTTCTATGAGTAATTCTGCTCCTAGATTAGCTAAAGTTATAGCTAAATCTTGACTATTATCCAATAATCCTATATCAGTATAAGCTTTGAGCAGCATTGGTCCTGTGTCCATTCCTTCATCCATGAGTATGGTAGTAATTCCCGAGCTGCGATCGCCGTTATAAATACTCCACTGAATCGGTGCTGCTCCTCGATATTGGGGTAAAATTGAACCGTGGACATTGACAGAACCTAATTTAGGCATACTAAGTATTTCATTAGAAAGTATTTGTCCATAGGCGATGACTACGAATACATCAGCTGCTGTTGCTGCTAATTGTTGTAAAGTTGCTGGATGTTTTTTTACTCGTTTGGGTTGCCATACTGGTAAATTATGAGCTAAAGCTATTTTTTTCACTGGAGAAGGAATTAATTGACTACCTCTACCCCGACGTTTATCGGGTTGGGTAACTACCCCTAGTAACTCTATTTGAGGATGATTAATTAAAGCTTCAAGGGTAGGAACAGCAAATTGTGGTGTACCAAAAAAAACTACGCGCATTTTTTCAATTAACTAAATTATGAACATTATCCCGATTTTAGTTATTAATCTAATTCTCTGTTTAGGATTAATAGGTTATAATAATTTAGAGGAGTTTAGTTATCAAAACAACCTTATGGCTAGTACACAACTTTTATCAACAGAAGAATTAACTCAAAGTATCAGCCAGTTAGAAGGCTGGAGTATTGAAAACAAAAAGTTACATAAACGCTACCAATTTCGTTCCTTTGTAGAAGCCTTTGGTTTTATGACCAGTTTAGCTTTAGTAGCCGAAAGTATGGGACATCACCCCGAATGGTTTAACGTCTATAATCGCGTCACCATTGATTTAACTACCCATGACGCTGGAGGAATTACCAATTTAGATATAGATTTCGCCACAAAAGCTAACGAATTAGCGAATAAATTCTAGATATTAAGAACAACTCTGAATCCTCCCCTACTGTTAGAAGCGTTTGCTGCACTTTTATAACGTTTAGCACAACGACAGTTATTCGGAGCACTAAAACAAGAACCACCTCGTAAAACATAATAATCATCTTGAGGGTCAATTCTTGGTTTATCATCACCAGTTGCACCTAAATAATCATCATGCCACGAATCTAAACACCATTCCCAAACATTCCCCAACATATCGTATAACCCCAAGGGATTGGGATAAAAACTACCTACCTCGGTTGTTTCCTGTTTATAGACGCCTTTAGGTTCATTAGCATAGATATTGTAGCCATTATAATTAGCTAATTCTGTCGTAATAGTCTCACCACAATAGAAAGGTGTAGTTGTTCCACCTCGACAAGCGTACTCCCATTGAGCTTCCGAAGGTAGCGTGATTTTTTTACCTAGTTTTTGAGAGAGTGTAGCACAAAAAGCCAGACAATCATAATAACTCACATTTTCTACAGGTCTATTATCCCCTTTAGTTTTATTAAATAAACCTTTAAAGCGAGAGGGATTATTACCCATAATTGTGCGCCATTGCAGTTGAGTGATAGGATATTTTCCCATCCAGAAGGGGAGTACATCAACCCAATGTCGTGGTCCTTCGCTATCATCTCTACCTTTTTCTGAATCAGGAGATCCCATCATAAACCTTCCCCAGGGGATATAAACTAAATCCAAAGTTATACTATTACCGAGGTCAAGAGTTTGATATCTAGCGGTTTTAGGTTCTTGTTTAATAACCTTACCAAAGGAATTAACAGTAATAGCCTTAAAGTTCAATACATCTCTACCAAAAGTAGAAGTTTGATTTACTGTTGTCGGACTTGGGGAAGTTACTATCACTGTGGGAGGAGGTTGGACAGGTATAACCGAAGGTTTAACAGTAGGTTGGGTTAGAGATAGTAAATCCTGTCTAACTTCTTTAGCCTCTTTATAGCGTCTTTTGAGAGCATCCTCAATCATTTTATCGAGAACTTGGGCTAATTTGGGTTCTACAGTAATTTTTTGTTTTTTGAGATACTCTTTCCAACTCCATTTATTCTCATAGTCATCATAAATTAAATCCGTTGTTCCTGTGGGTAAACAACCCGTGAGTAAGCGTATGCAGGTTACCCCCAAACTATACACGTCACTAGCTTTAACTGCTCTACCATTGATTTGTTCACGAGAAGCATAACCAGGACTATAAATAGAGGTTAGAACACTAGGATCTTTACCACTAGTGACTCTGACTGCGCCAAAATCGATTAAGATCAACTTATTATCACTGCGACGACGCATAATATTTTCTGGTTTGATATCGCGGTGAAGTAAATCTTTACTTTGGATATATTCTAGAACTGGTAAAAGATTATGGAGTATTTCTCTAATTTTAGTTTCGTTAAACCGTCCTTTACGTTCAAATTCTGTTAACAGGTTCTCCCCATCTATAAACTCTTGAATCAGGAAAAAACTATTATTTTTAGAGAAATAGCGATAGATTTTGGGGATCTGATCATGATTCAGATTGTAAAGTTGTTGTGCTTCTCGTTGGAAAAGTTCCAGGACTTTGGGGTTATAACCCTCATTAGAGAGCAATTTTTTAATGACTATTTTTTGGTTAAATAAATCTACATCCTCTGCTAAATAAGTACGTCCAAATCCTCCTTCTCCTAATAGCTTAATTATGTGATAATGTTCAAAATTG
The sequence above is drawn from the Gloeocapsa sp. DLM2.Bin57 genome and encodes:
- a CDS encoding 4a-hydroxytetrahydrobiopterin dehydratase, with the translated sequence MASTQLLSTEELTQSISQLEGWSIENKKLHKRYQFRSFVEAFGFMTSLALVAESMGHHPEWFNVYNRVTIDLTTHDAGGITNLDIDFATKANELANKF
- a CDS encoding methionyl-tRNA formyltransferase, yielding MRVVFFGTPQFAVPTLEALINHPQIELLGVVTQPDKRRGRGSQLIPSPVKKIALAHNLPVWQPKRVKKHPATLQQLAATAADVFVVIAYGQILSNEILSMPKLGSVNVHGSILPQYRGAAPIQWSIYNGDRSSGITTILMDEGMDTGPMLLKAYTDIGLLDNSQDLAITLANLGAELLIETLFKLAEGKITPIPQDNQQANYAPLLQKSDYLLDWSKSALTLHNQIRAFFPNCYTSWQEQEIKILATVPLITEYSQDLPEIISQLIPQFSNLTGEIGSIVAIAKNLGPIIQTGEGLLLLKEVQLPGKRSQSGIDFVNGKRLAAGQKIFSVFFQKRVDKA
- a CDS encoding serine/threonine protein kinase; translation: MPFCLNPACPKPDNPDKNKFCHGCGSKLIESTHSYNFEHYHIIKLLGEGGFGRTYLAEDVDLFNQKIVIKKLLSNEGYNPKVLELFQREAQQLYNLNHDQIPKIYRYFSKNNSFFLIQEFIDGENLLTEFERKGRFNETKIREILHNLLPVLEYIQSKDLLHRDIKPENIMRRRSDNKLILIDFGAVRVTSGKDPSVLTSIYSPGYASREQINGRAVKASDVYSLGVTCIRLLTGCLPTGTTDLIYDDYENKWSWKEYLKKQKITVEPKLAQVLDKMIEDALKRRYKEAKEVRQDLLSLTQPTVKPSVIPVQPPPTVIVTSPSPTTVNQTSTFGRDVLNFKAITVNSFGKVIKQEPKTARYQTLDLGNSITLDLVYIPWGRFMMGSPDSEKGRDDSEGPRHWVDVLPFWMGKYPITQLQWRTIMGNNPSRFKGLFNKTKGDNRPVENVSYYDCLAFCATLSQKLGKKITLPSEAQWEYACRGGTTTPFYCGETITTELANYNGYNIYANEPKGVYKQETTEVGSFYPNPLGLYDMLGNVWEWCLDSWHDDYLGATGDDKPRIDPQDDYYVLRGGSCFSAPNNCRCAKRYKSAANASNSRGGFRVVLNI